A single genomic interval of Heliangelus exortis chromosome 11, bHelExo1.hap1, whole genome shotgun sequence harbors:
- the STARD5 gene encoding stAR-related lipid transfer protein 5 gives MDYAGLAETAAEKMELYRRDPCGWRGCRRTSEVSVSWRPSAEFAGNVYRGEGIVPASPQDVWECIKPVAGGRRTKWDQNVKDFEVVEAVSDTVSVCRTTTPSAFMRIISPREFVDVVLVKQFEDGTLLSAATNVEHPLCPPQPNFVRGFNYPCGCFCVPLPGEPDRTQLLSFFQTDLGGYLPQTVVDSFFPASITGFYSNLTKAVKELQA, from the exons ATGGACTACGCGGGGCTCGCCGAGACGGCGGCCGAGAAGATGGAGCTGTACCGGCGGGACCCCTGCGGCTGGCGGGGCTGCCGGCGCACG AGCGAGGTTTCGGTGTCCTGGAGACCTTCCGCCGAATTCGCCGGCAACGT GTACAGGGGAGAGGGGATCGTGCCTGCCAGCCCCCAGGACGTCTGGGAATGCATAAAGCCGGTGGCTGGCGGCCGCAGGACCAAGTGGGACCAAAACGTGAAGGATTTCGAGGTCGTCGAAGCTGTCAGCGAT ACTGTTTCTGTATGCAGAACCACAACCCCTTCAGCTTTCATGAGGATTATTTCACCAAGAGAATTTGTGGATGTGGTACTAGTGAAGCAATTTGAAGATGGGACACTGCTATCTGCTG CCACCAATGTGGAACACCCACTGTGTCCTCCTCAACCTAATTTTGTGAGAGGTTTTAATTATCCCTGTGGCTGTTTCTGTGTACCTCTTCCAGG GGAGCCAGACAGGACTCAGCTCCTCAGTTTCTTTCAGACTGATCTTGGTGGCTATCTCCCCCAGACTGTGGTTGATTCCTTCTTTCCAGCTAGCATCACTGGATTTTACAGCAATCTGACCAAAGCTGTTAAGGAATTGCAAGCATGA